The following proteins come from a genomic window of Candidatus Krumholzibacteriia bacterium:
- a CDS encoding sodium:alanine symporter family protein: MEGNFIQRLFSSLDQLFSSMEAWVTPSPALDSFLSRLDSWVWGNFLVFLLVATGLYFALRNRFIQLRKLRHAIDLVRGKYDNPDDEGDISHFQALATALSATIGTGNIAGVATAIAAGGPGAVFWMWVTGFLGSGIKFASCTLGMRFRIVHEDGSASGGPMYYLEHGLGRRWFSSLSTLAALVGAFLLSWQVGSESMSAPLRALLQLMAFSGLLLIWFIALRLLRSWSAPLAPRFDPLLRALHFQKWLAVLFALFAAIASFGIGNMIQANSLALPLYEDLGVPKSLTGIILALLAGLVIIGGIKRIGRFTGKLTPAMTIIYVIGAMAILIKNASAIPGAFELIFYHAFHPTAAAGGFAGAAVSLAIQKGVARGVFSNESGLGSAPIAHAAAKTREPVREGLVAMIGPFVDTLLICTMTALVILTTGAWTLTDPGTGLGLTSTILSKTAFEMGLPGFGGWIVTSGILLFVFSTIIGWSYYGDRSVEYLFGSKGIRVYRWIYILLIPLGAAMKVEVMWTIADITNGLMAFPNLVGLIFLSPLVLEMTREYFSREQKRTG; encoded by the coding sequence GTGGAAGGGAACTTCATTCAGCGTCTGTTCTCAAGCCTTGACCAGCTCTTTTCATCCATGGAGGCCTGGGTCACACCCTCCCCGGCTCTGGACAGCTTCCTGAGCCGTCTGGATTCCTGGGTCTGGGGCAACTTCCTGGTCTTTCTGCTGGTTGCCACGGGTCTCTATTTTGCCCTCCGCAACCGATTTATCCAACTTCGCAAACTGCGACACGCCATCGACCTGGTTCGCGGGAAGTACGACAATCCCGACGATGAAGGCGACATCAGCCACTTTCAGGCTCTGGCCACGGCGCTTTCGGCAACGATCGGAACGGGGAACATCGCCGGAGTAGCTACGGCCATTGCTGCCGGAGGCCCGGGAGCGGTCTTCTGGATGTGGGTCACCGGGTTTTTGGGAAGCGGGATCAAGTTTGCCAGTTGCACGCTGGGAATGCGCTTTCGGATTGTTCACGAAGACGGATCCGCCTCGGGCGGGCCGATGTACTACCTGGAACATGGCCTGGGGCGTCGCTGGTTTTCCTCCCTGTCCACGCTGGCAGCCCTGGTGGGCGCCTTTCTCCTGTCCTGGCAGGTGGGAAGCGAGAGCATGAGCGCACCCCTTCGCGCCCTGTTGCAACTGATGGCATTCTCGGGGCTTCTTTTGATCTGGTTTATCGCTCTGCGTCTGCTTCGATCCTGGAGTGCGCCCCTTGCGCCGCGCTTCGATCCCCTTCTCCGCGCTCTTCACTTCCAGAAATGGCTGGCCGTGCTCTTTGCTCTCTTTGCCGCCATTGCGAGTTTTGGAATCGGAAACATGATCCAGGCGAACAGTCTGGCCCTGCCGCTGTACGAGGATCTCGGGGTTCCCAAGAGTCTGACCGGGATTATTCTGGCCCTTCTGGCCGGTCTTGTGATCATCGGGGGAATCAAGCGCATCGGCCGTTTTACCGGGAAACTCACGCCGGCCATGACCATAATCTATGTGATCGGTGCAATGGCGATCCTGATCAAGAATGCCTCTGCCATCCCCGGCGCCTTCGAACTGATTTTCTACCACGCCTTCCACCCGACGGCCGCCGCCGGAGGATTTGCGGGTGCAGCGGTATCGCTGGCAATTCAGAAAGGGGTCGCCCGGGGTGTTTTCAGTAATGAGTCTGGTCTGGGAAGTGCGCCCATCGCCCATGCGGCGGCAAAGACCCGGGAGCCGGTGCGCGAGGGGCTCGTCGCCATGATCGGACCCTTCGTCGATACGCTCCTGATTTGCACGATGACGGCCCTGGTGATTTTGACCACCGGCGCCTGGACCCTGACAGACCCCGGCACGGGTCTGGGCCTCACCAGCACGATTCTCTCGAAAACAGCCTTCGAAATGGGACTTCCGGGATTCGGAGGATGGATCGTAACCTCCGGCATCCTGCTCTTTGTCTTTTCGACGATTATCGGCTGGAGCTATTACGGTGATCGCAGCGTGGAGTATCTCTTTGGAAGCAAGGGGATCCGGGTCTACCGCTGGATCTACATTCTCCTGATTCCCCTCGGTGCGGCCATGAAGGTGGAAGTGATGTGGACGATTGCCGACATCACGAACGGACTGATGGCCTTTCCCAACCTGGTGGGCCTGATCTTCCTGAGTCCTTTGGTGCTTGAAATGACCCGCGAGTACTTCAGTCGCGAGCAAAAACGGACAGGGTGA